The Elaeis guineensis isolate ETL-2024a chromosome 13, EG11, whole genome shotgun sequence genome includes a region encoding these proteins:
- the LOC105033907 gene encoding zinc finger CCCH domain-containing protein 18 isoform X7 — protein sequence MEVTECTKILLNRIQDLEPESATKIIGYLLLKHTHQEMMEYAFGPDKMILSLINEAKAYLSSSPKPNTLSSMQLLPDQPPRCMSPPPTCPRSFSSPSSFRVPAPCWEPHQSAEQQTSVHNFDLLPPSYVDFIGGPHHQGEFIGFEEQLHPVNLLGSDLAGNYYYPEVALGGDLGLRTSLRLPPGLQEFPIKACHYFNKGYCKHGINCRFSHGQIIPDGLSYNYIPNFNELGNEDQAFLPGSLERLEIEIIELLRSRRGMPVSIASLPMLYLEKYGKVLQAEGYLTESQRHGKAGFSLTKLLARLKSIRLIDRPHGQHAVVLAEEAPKYMEYRNERSDQGASLGSSHQIYLTFPAESKFTEEDVVNYFRQYGPVRDVRIPRQEKRMFGFVSFHYPETVKLILAKGSPHYIGGFRVLVKPYKEKPKLADRKYAEKMELPGYHSYQHLEMDPGINAVPRLCDGYGPSKKQLIEEHEYAIELERRRLLELQLTTKQLMPQPDTGNRIDELNVPEVHVSNMPVVLNSGSTSDGAATQTSDNYSEQDSGHIELPDSPFSSPWVGSSISTAI from the exons ATGGAGGTAACTGAATGTACAAAGATTCTACTTAATCGAATCCAAGATCTCGAGCCGGAGAGTGCCACCAAGATCATTGGCTACCTTCTTTTGAAGCATACACATCAAGAAATGATGGAGTATGCCTTTGGACCTGATAAAATGATTCTTTCTCTGATTAATGAAGCCAAAGCTTATCTCTCTTCATCTCCGAAACCCAACACTTTGAGTTCTATGCAGCTCCTTCCTGATCAGCCACCCCGATGTATGTCCCCTCCTCCCACTTGTCCTCGATCGTTCTCATCTCCTTCAAGCTTTCGTGTCCCAGCTCCATGTTGGGAGCCTCATCAATCAGCTGAACAGCAAACATCTGTTCACAATTTTGACCTTCTTCCTCCTTCATATGTTGATTTTATTGGAGGTCCCCATCATCAAGGCGAGTTTATTGGTTTTGAGGAACAGTTACATCCTGTGAACCTCTTGGGGTCTGATTTAGCTGGCAATTACTACTACCCGGAGGTGGCATTGGGTGGAGATTTGGGTTTAAGGACTAGCTTGAGATTACCTCCTGGTTTACAAGAATTTCCTATCAAAGCCTGCCATTATTTTAACAAGGGTTATTGTAAGCATGGTATTAATTGTAGGTTCTCCCATGGTCAGATCATccctgatggattatcctataaCTATATTCCAAATTTTAATGAGTTGGGTAATGAAGACCAAGCTTTTCTGCCTGGGTCACTGGAGAGGTTGGAAATCGAGATCATAGAGCTTTTGAGATCAAGGAGAGGGATGCCGGTTTCTATAGCCTCATTGCCCATGCTGTATCTTGAGAAGTATGGGAAGGTGCTTCAGGCTGAGGGTTACCTTACTGAGAGCCAGCGTCATGGGAAGGCTGGTTTCAGCTTGACAAAGTTGCTTGCCCGACTAAAAAGCATTCGGCTTATAGATAG ACCACATGGGCAGCATGCGGTGGTACTAGCGGAAGAAGCTCCAAAGTACATGGAGTACAGGAATGAGAGAAGTGATCAGGGAGCATCACTTGGCAGCTCTCATCAAATTTATCTTACTTTCCCAGCTGAAAGCAAATTCACAGAGGAAGATGTTGTCAACTACttcag GCAGTATGGTCCTGTCCGTGATGTGAGAATTCCGCGACAAGAGAAACGAATGTTTGGGTTTGTCAGCTTCCACTATCCAGAAACTGTAAAACTTATTTTAGCAAAGGGAAGTCCTCATTATATTGGTGGCTTCCGTGTTTTGGTTAAGCCCTACAAGGAAAAACCAAAGCTCGCTGACAG AAAGTATGCTGAAAAAATGGAGCTTCCAGGATATCATTCTTATCAACATCTTGAAATGGATCCAGGTATAAATGCAG TGCCAAGATTATGTGATGGTTATGGACCTTCAAAAAAACAACTAATTGAAGAACATGAATATGCAATTGAACTTGAGAGAAGACGCCTCCTTGAGCTGCAGCTAACCACTAAGCAACTAATGCCACAGCCGGACACTGGTAATAGGATTGATGAACTAAACGTTCCAGAAG TTCATGTCAGTAATATGCCGGTTGTTCTAAACAGTGGTTCTACAAGTGATGGCGCAGCTACACAGACGAGCGACAACTACAGTGAGCAAGATAG TGGCCATATCGAACTTCCAGACAGTCCTTTCTCATCACCTTGGGTAGGAAGCAGCATTTCCACAGCTATATAG
- the LOC105033907 gene encoding zinc finger CCCH domain-containing protein 18 isoform X9, whose product MEVTECTKILLNRIQDLEPESATKIIGYLLLKHTHQEMMEYAFGPDKMILSLINEAKAYLSSSPKPNTLSSMQLLPDQPPRCMSPPPTCPRSFSSPSSFRVPAPCWEPHQSAEQQTSVHNFDLLPPSYVDFIGGPHHQGEFIGFEEQLHPVNLLGSDLAGNYYYPEVALGGDLGLRTSLRLPPGLQEFPIKACHYFNKGYCKHGINCRFSHGQIIPDGLSYNYIPNFNELGNEDQAFLPGSLERLEIEIIELLRSRRGMPVSIASLPMLYLEKYGKVLQAEGYLTESQRHGKAGFSLTKLLARLKSIRLIDRPHGQHAVVLAEEAPKYMEYRNERSDQGASLGSSHQIYLTFPAESKFTEEDVVNYFRQYGPVRDVRIPRQEKRMFGFVSFHYPETVKLILAKGSPHYIGGFRVLVKPYKEKPKLADRKYAEKMELPGYHSYQHLEMDPGINAVHVSNMPVVLNSGSTSDGAATQTSDNYSEQDREVPLVNDIYKLWPYRTSRQSFLITLGRKQHFHSYIEKEQKRTVRGRILCTRLLQISTEIFLFLQFP is encoded by the exons ATGGAGGTAACTGAATGTACAAAGATTCTACTTAATCGAATCCAAGATCTCGAGCCGGAGAGTGCCACCAAGATCATTGGCTACCTTCTTTTGAAGCATACACATCAAGAAATGATGGAGTATGCCTTTGGACCTGATAAAATGATTCTTTCTCTGATTAATGAAGCCAAAGCTTATCTCTCTTCATCTCCGAAACCCAACACTTTGAGTTCTATGCAGCTCCTTCCTGATCAGCCACCCCGATGTATGTCCCCTCCTCCCACTTGTCCTCGATCGTTCTCATCTCCTTCAAGCTTTCGTGTCCCAGCTCCATGTTGGGAGCCTCATCAATCAGCTGAACAGCAAACATCTGTTCACAATTTTGACCTTCTTCCTCCTTCATATGTTGATTTTATTGGAGGTCCCCATCATCAAGGCGAGTTTATTGGTTTTGAGGAACAGTTACATCCTGTGAACCTCTTGGGGTCTGATTTAGCTGGCAATTACTACTACCCGGAGGTGGCATTGGGTGGAGATTTGGGTTTAAGGACTAGCTTGAGATTACCTCCTGGTTTACAAGAATTTCCTATCAAAGCCTGCCATTATTTTAACAAGGGTTATTGTAAGCATGGTATTAATTGTAGGTTCTCCCATGGTCAGATCATccctgatggattatcctataaCTATATTCCAAATTTTAATGAGTTGGGTAATGAAGACCAAGCTTTTCTGCCTGGGTCACTGGAGAGGTTGGAAATCGAGATCATAGAGCTTTTGAGATCAAGGAGAGGGATGCCGGTTTCTATAGCCTCATTGCCCATGCTGTATCTTGAGAAGTATGGGAAGGTGCTTCAGGCTGAGGGTTACCTTACTGAGAGCCAGCGTCATGGGAAGGCTGGTTTCAGCTTGACAAAGTTGCTTGCCCGACTAAAAAGCATTCGGCTTATAGATAG ACCACATGGGCAGCATGCGGTGGTACTAGCGGAAGAAGCTCCAAAGTACATGGAGTACAGGAATGAGAGAAGTGATCAGGGAGCATCACTTGGCAGCTCTCATCAAATTTATCTTACTTTCCCAGCTGAAAGCAAATTCACAGAGGAAGATGTTGTCAACTACttcag GCAGTATGGTCCTGTCCGTGATGTGAGAATTCCGCGACAAGAGAAACGAATGTTTGGGTTTGTCAGCTTCCACTATCCAGAAACTGTAAAACTTATTTTAGCAAAGGGAAGTCCTCATTATATTGGTGGCTTCCGTGTTTTGGTTAAGCCCTACAAGGAAAAACCAAAGCTCGCTGACAG AAAGTATGCTGAAAAAATGGAGCTTCCAGGATATCATTCTTATCAACATCTTGAAATGGATCCAGGTATAAATGCAG TTCATGTCAGTAATATGCCGGTTGTTCTAAACAGTGGTTCTACAAGTGATGGCGCAGCTACACAGACGAGCGACAACTACAGTGAGCAAGATAG GGAGGTACCACTGGTCAATGATATTTACAAGCTG TGGCCATATCGAACTTCCAGACAGTCCTTTCTCATCACCTTGGGTAGGAAGCAGCATTTCCACAGCTATATAGAGAAAGAACAGAAGAGGACAGTTAGAGGCAGAATACTGTGTACCAGACTGCTACAAATCAGTACAGaaattttcctttttcttcaatTCCCTTGA
- the LOC105033907 gene encoding zinc finger CCCH domain-containing protein 18 isoform X11, which produces MEVTECTKILLNRIQDLEPESATKIIGYLLLKHTHQEMMEYAFGPDKMILSLINEAKAYLSSSPKPNTLSSMQLLPDQPPRCMSPPPTCPRSFSSPSSFRVPAPCWEPHQSAEQQTSVHNFDLLPPSYVDFIGGPHHQGEFIGFEEQLHPVNLLGSDLAGNYYYPEVALGGDLGLRTSLRLPPGLQEFPIKACHYFNKGYCKHGINCRFSHGQIIPDGLSYNYIPNFNELGNEDQAFLPGSLERLEIEIIELLRSRRGMPVSIASLPMLYLEKYGKVLQAEGYLTESQRHGKAGFSLTKLLARLKSIRLIDRPHGQHAVVLAEEAPKYMEYRNERSDQGASLGSSHQIYLTFPAESKFTEEDVVNYFRQYGPVRDVRIPRQEKRMFGFVSFHYPETVKLILAKGSPHYIGGFRVLVKPYKEKPKLADRKLVESSWHTELLLSCDTRKYAEKMELPGYHSYQHLEMDPGINAVHVSNMPVVLNSGSTSDGAATQTSDNYSEQDSGHIELPDSPFSSPWVGSSISTAI; this is translated from the exons ATGGAGGTAACTGAATGTACAAAGATTCTACTTAATCGAATCCAAGATCTCGAGCCGGAGAGTGCCACCAAGATCATTGGCTACCTTCTTTTGAAGCATACACATCAAGAAATGATGGAGTATGCCTTTGGACCTGATAAAATGATTCTTTCTCTGATTAATGAAGCCAAAGCTTATCTCTCTTCATCTCCGAAACCCAACACTTTGAGTTCTATGCAGCTCCTTCCTGATCAGCCACCCCGATGTATGTCCCCTCCTCCCACTTGTCCTCGATCGTTCTCATCTCCTTCAAGCTTTCGTGTCCCAGCTCCATGTTGGGAGCCTCATCAATCAGCTGAACAGCAAACATCTGTTCACAATTTTGACCTTCTTCCTCCTTCATATGTTGATTTTATTGGAGGTCCCCATCATCAAGGCGAGTTTATTGGTTTTGAGGAACAGTTACATCCTGTGAACCTCTTGGGGTCTGATTTAGCTGGCAATTACTACTACCCGGAGGTGGCATTGGGTGGAGATTTGGGTTTAAGGACTAGCTTGAGATTACCTCCTGGTTTACAAGAATTTCCTATCAAAGCCTGCCATTATTTTAACAAGGGTTATTGTAAGCATGGTATTAATTGTAGGTTCTCCCATGGTCAGATCATccctgatggattatcctataaCTATATTCCAAATTTTAATGAGTTGGGTAATGAAGACCAAGCTTTTCTGCCTGGGTCACTGGAGAGGTTGGAAATCGAGATCATAGAGCTTTTGAGATCAAGGAGAGGGATGCCGGTTTCTATAGCCTCATTGCCCATGCTGTATCTTGAGAAGTATGGGAAGGTGCTTCAGGCTGAGGGTTACCTTACTGAGAGCCAGCGTCATGGGAAGGCTGGTTTCAGCTTGACAAAGTTGCTTGCCCGACTAAAAAGCATTCGGCTTATAGATAG ACCACATGGGCAGCATGCGGTGGTACTAGCGGAAGAAGCTCCAAAGTACATGGAGTACAGGAATGAGAGAAGTGATCAGGGAGCATCACTTGGCAGCTCTCATCAAATTTATCTTACTTTCCCAGCTGAAAGCAAATTCACAGAGGAAGATGTTGTCAACTACttcag GCAGTATGGTCCTGTCCGTGATGTGAGAATTCCGCGACAAGAGAAACGAATGTTTGGGTTTGTCAGCTTCCACTATCCAGAAACTGTAAAACTTATTTTAGCAAAGGGAAGTCCTCATTATATTGGTGGCTTCCGTGTTTTGGTTAAGCCCTACAAGGAAAAACCAAAGCTCGCTGACAG GAAGCTTGTAGAATCTTCTTGGCACACTGAGCTGTTGCTTTCATGTGATACGAG AAAGTATGCTGAAAAAATGGAGCTTCCAGGATATCATTCTTATCAACATCTTGAAATGGATCCAGGTATAAATGCAG TTCATGTCAGTAATATGCCGGTTGTTCTAAACAGTGGTTCTACAAGTGATGGCGCAGCTACACAGACGAGCGACAACTACAGTGAGCAAGATAG TGGCCATATCGAACTTCCAGACAGTCCTTTCTCATCACCTTGGGTAGGAAGCAGCATTTCCACAGCTATATAG
- the LOC105033907 gene encoding zinc finger CCCH domain-containing protein 18 isoform X4 produces MEVTECTKILLNRIQDLEPESATKIIGYLLLKHTHQEMMEYAFGPDKMILSLINEAKAYLSSSPKPNTLSSMQLLPDQPPRCMSPPPTCPRSFSSPSSFRVPAPCWEPHQSAEQQTSVHNFDLLPPSYVDFIGGPHHQGEFIGFEEQLHPVNLLGSDLAGNYYYPEVALGGDLGLRTSLRLPPGLQEFPIKACHYFNKGYCKHGINCRFSHGQIIPDGLSYNYIPNFNELGNEDQAFLPGSLERLEIEIIELLRSRRGMPVSIASLPMLYLEKYGKVLQAEGYLTESQRHGKAGFSLTKLLARLKSIRLIDRPHGQHAVVLAEEAPKYMEYRNERSDQGASLGSSHQIYLTFPAESKFTEEDVVNYFRQYGPVRDVRIPRQEKRMFGFVSFHYPETVKLILAKGSPHYIGGFRVLVKPYKEKPKLADRKYAEKMELPGYHSYQHLEMDPVPRLCDGYGPSKKQLIEEHEYAIELERRRLLELQLTTKQLMPQPDTGNRIDELNVPEVHVSNMPVVLNSGSTSDGAATQTSDNYSEQDREVPLVNDIYKLWPYRTSRQSFLITLGRKQHFHSYIEKEQKRTVRGRILCTRLLQISTEIFLFLQFP; encoded by the exons ATGGAGGTAACTGAATGTACAAAGATTCTACTTAATCGAATCCAAGATCTCGAGCCGGAGAGTGCCACCAAGATCATTGGCTACCTTCTTTTGAAGCATACACATCAAGAAATGATGGAGTATGCCTTTGGACCTGATAAAATGATTCTTTCTCTGATTAATGAAGCCAAAGCTTATCTCTCTTCATCTCCGAAACCCAACACTTTGAGTTCTATGCAGCTCCTTCCTGATCAGCCACCCCGATGTATGTCCCCTCCTCCCACTTGTCCTCGATCGTTCTCATCTCCTTCAAGCTTTCGTGTCCCAGCTCCATGTTGGGAGCCTCATCAATCAGCTGAACAGCAAACATCTGTTCACAATTTTGACCTTCTTCCTCCTTCATATGTTGATTTTATTGGAGGTCCCCATCATCAAGGCGAGTTTATTGGTTTTGAGGAACAGTTACATCCTGTGAACCTCTTGGGGTCTGATTTAGCTGGCAATTACTACTACCCGGAGGTGGCATTGGGTGGAGATTTGGGTTTAAGGACTAGCTTGAGATTACCTCCTGGTTTACAAGAATTTCCTATCAAAGCCTGCCATTATTTTAACAAGGGTTATTGTAAGCATGGTATTAATTGTAGGTTCTCCCATGGTCAGATCATccctgatggattatcctataaCTATATTCCAAATTTTAATGAGTTGGGTAATGAAGACCAAGCTTTTCTGCCTGGGTCACTGGAGAGGTTGGAAATCGAGATCATAGAGCTTTTGAGATCAAGGAGAGGGATGCCGGTTTCTATAGCCTCATTGCCCATGCTGTATCTTGAGAAGTATGGGAAGGTGCTTCAGGCTGAGGGTTACCTTACTGAGAGCCAGCGTCATGGGAAGGCTGGTTTCAGCTTGACAAAGTTGCTTGCCCGACTAAAAAGCATTCGGCTTATAGATAG ACCACATGGGCAGCATGCGGTGGTACTAGCGGAAGAAGCTCCAAAGTACATGGAGTACAGGAATGAGAGAAGTGATCAGGGAGCATCACTTGGCAGCTCTCATCAAATTTATCTTACTTTCCCAGCTGAAAGCAAATTCACAGAGGAAGATGTTGTCAACTACttcag GCAGTATGGTCCTGTCCGTGATGTGAGAATTCCGCGACAAGAGAAACGAATGTTTGGGTTTGTCAGCTTCCACTATCCAGAAACTGTAAAACTTATTTTAGCAAAGGGAAGTCCTCATTATATTGGTGGCTTCCGTGTTTTGGTTAAGCCCTACAAGGAAAAACCAAAGCTCGCTGACAG AAAGTATGCTGAAAAAATGGAGCTTCCAGGATATCATTCTTATCAACATCTTGAAATGGATCCAG TGCCAAGATTATGTGATGGTTATGGACCTTCAAAAAAACAACTAATTGAAGAACATGAATATGCAATTGAACTTGAGAGAAGACGCCTCCTTGAGCTGCAGCTAACCACTAAGCAACTAATGCCACAGCCGGACACTGGTAATAGGATTGATGAACTAAACGTTCCAGAAG TTCATGTCAGTAATATGCCGGTTGTTCTAAACAGTGGTTCTACAAGTGATGGCGCAGCTACACAGACGAGCGACAACTACAGTGAGCAAGATAG GGAGGTACCACTGGTCAATGATATTTACAAGCTG TGGCCATATCGAACTTCCAGACAGTCCTTTCTCATCACCTTGGGTAGGAAGCAGCATTTCCACAGCTATATAGAGAAAGAACAGAAGAGGACAGTTAGAGGCAGAATACTGTGTACCAGACTGCTACAAATCAGTACAGaaattttcctttttcttcaatTCCCTTGA
- the LOC105033907 gene encoding zinc finger CCCH domain-containing protein 18 isoform X8, translated as MEVTECTKILLNRIQDLEPESATKIIGYLLLKHTHQEMMEYAFGPDKMILSLINEAKAYLSSSPKPNTLSSMQLLPDQPPRCMSPPPTCPRSFSSPSSFRVPAPCWEPHQSAEQQTSVHNFDLLPPSYVDFIGGPHHQGEFIGFEEQLHPVNLLGSDLAGNYYYPEVALGGDLGLRTSLRLPPGLQEFPIKACHYFNKGYCKHGINCRFSHGQIIPDGLSYNYIPNFNELGNEDQAFLPGSLERLEIEIIELLRSRRGMPVSIASLPMLYLEKYGKVLQAEGYLTESQRHGKAGFSLTKLLARLKSIRLIDRPHGQHAVVLAEEAPKYMEYRNERSDQGASLGSSHQIYLTFPAESKFTEEDVVNYFRQYGPVRDVRIPRQEKRMFGFVSFHYPETVKLILAKGSPHYIGGFRVLVKPYKEKPKLADRKLVESSWHTELLLSCDTRKYAEKMELPGYHSYQHLEMDPVHVSNMPVVLNSGSTSDGAATQTSDNYSEQDREVPLVNDIYKLWPYRTSRQSFLITLGRKQHFHSYIEKEQKRTVRGRILCTRLLQISTEIFLFLQFP; from the exons ATGGAGGTAACTGAATGTACAAAGATTCTACTTAATCGAATCCAAGATCTCGAGCCGGAGAGTGCCACCAAGATCATTGGCTACCTTCTTTTGAAGCATACACATCAAGAAATGATGGAGTATGCCTTTGGACCTGATAAAATGATTCTTTCTCTGATTAATGAAGCCAAAGCTTATCTCTCTTCATCTCCGAAACCCAACACTTTGAGTTCTATGCAGCTCCTTCCTGATCAGCCACCCCGATGTATGTCCCCTCCTCCCACTTGTCCTCGATCGTTCTCATCTCCTTCAAGCTTTCGTGTCCCAGCTCCATGTTGGGAGCCTCATCAATCAGCTGAACAGCAAACATCTGTTCACAATTTTGACCTTCTTCCTCCTTCATATGTTGATTTTATTGGAGGTCCCCATCATCAAGGCGAGTTTATTGGTTTTGAGGAACAGTTACATCCTGTGAACCTCTTGGGGTCTGATTTAGCTGGCAATTACTACTACCCGGAGGTGGCATTGGGTGGAGATTTGGGTTTAAGGACTAGCTTGAGATTACCTCCTGGTTTACAAGAATTTCCTATCAAAGCCTGCCATTATTTTAACAAGGGTTATTGTAAGCATGGTATTAATTGTAGGTTCTCCCATGGTCAGATCATccctgatggattatcctataaCTATATTCCAAATTTTAATGAGTTGGGTAATGAAGACCAAGCTTTTCTGCCTGGGTCACTGGAGAGGTTGGAAATCGAGATCATAGAGCTTTTGAGATCAAGGAGAGGGATGCCGGTTTCTATAGCCTCATTGCCCATGCTGTATCTTGAGAAGTATGGGAAGGTGCTTCAGGCTGAGGGTTACCTTACTGAGAGCCAGCGTCATGGGAAGGCTGGTTTCAGCTTGACAAAGTTGCTTGCCCGACTAAAAAGCATTCGGCTTATAGATAG ACCACATGGGCAGCATGCGGTGGTACTAGCGGAAGAAGCTCCAAAGTACATGGAGTACAGGAATGAGAGAAGTGATCAGGGAGCATCACTTGGCAGCTCTCATCAAATTTATCTTACTTTCCCAGCTGAAAGCAAATTCACAGAGGAAGATGTTGTCAACTACttcag GCAGTATGGTCCTGTCCGTGATGTGAGAATTCCGCGACAAGAGAAACGAATGTTTGGGTTTGTCAGCTTCCACTATCCAGAAACTGTAAAACTTATTTTAGCAAAGGGAAGTCCTCATTATATTGGTGGCTTCCGTGTTTTGGTTAAGCCCTACAAGGAAAAACCAAAGCTCGCTGACAG GAAGCTTGTAGAATCTTCTTGGCACACTGAGCTGTTGCTTTCATGTGATACGAG AAAGTATGCTGAAAAAATGGAGCTTCCAGGATATCATTCTTATCAACATCTTGAAATGGATCCAG TTCATGTCAGTAATATGCCGGTTGTTCTAAACAGTGGTTCTACAAGTGATGGCGCAGCTACACAGACGAGCGACAACTACAGTGAGCAAGATAG GGAGGTACCACTGGTCAATGATATTTACAAGCTG TGGCCATATCGAACTTCCAGACAGTCCTTTCTCATCACCTTGGGTAGGAAGCAGCATTTCCACAGCTATATAGAGAAAGAACAGAAGAGGACAGTTAGAGGCAGAATACTGTGTACCAGACTGCTACAAATCAGTACAGaaattttcctttttcttcaatTCCCTTGA
- the LOC105033907 gene encoding zinc finger CCCH domain-containing protein 18 isoform X2 → MEVTECTKILLNRIQDLEPESATKIIGYLLLKHTHQEMMEYAFGPDKMILSLINEAKAYLSSSPKPNTLSSMQLLPDQPPRCMSPPPTCPRSFSSPSSFRVPAPCWEPHQSAEQQTSVHNFDLLPPSYVDFIGGPHHQGEFIGFEEQLHPVNLLGSDLAGNYYYPEVALGGDLGLRTSLRLPPGLQEFPIKACHYFNKGYCKHGINCRFSHGQIIPDGLSYNYIPNFNELGNEDQAFLPGSLERLEIEIIELLRSRRGMPVSIASLPMLYLEKYGKVLQAEGYLTESQRHGKAGFSLTKLLARLKSIRLIDRPHGQHAVVLAEEAPKYMEYRNERSDQGASLGSSHQIYLTFPAESKFTEEDVVNYFRQYGPVRDVRIPRQEKRMFGFVSFHYPETVKLILAKGSPHYIGGFRVLVKPYKEKPKLADRKLVESSWHTELLLSCDTRKYAEKMELPGYHSYQHLEMDPVPRLCDGYGPSKKQLIEEHEYAIELERRRLLELQLTTKQLMPQPDTGNRIDELNVPEVHVSNMPVVLNSGSTSDGAATQTSDNYSEQDREVPLVNDIYKLWPYRTSRQSFLITLGRKQHFHSYIEKEQKRTVRGRILCTRLLQISTEIFLFLQFP, encoded by the exons ATGGAGGTAACTGAATGTACAAAGATTCTACTTAATCGAATCCAAGATCTCGAGCCGGAGAGTGCCACCAAGATCATTGGCTACCTTCTTTTGAAGCATACACATCAAGAAATGATGGAGTATGCCTTTGGACCTGATAAAATGATTCTTTCTCTGATTAATGAAGCCAAAGCTTATCTCTCTTCATCTCCGAAACCCAACACTTTGAGTTCTATGCAGCTCCTTCCTGATCAGCCACCCCGATGTATGTCCCCTCCTCCCACTTGTCCTCGATCGTTCTCATCTCCTTCAAGCTTTCGTGTCCCAGCTCCATGTTGGGAGCCTCATCAATCAGCTGAACAGCAAACATCTGTTCACAATTTTGACCTTCTTCCTCCTTCATATGTTGATTTTATTGGAGGTCCCCATCATCAAGGCGAGTTTATTGGTTTTGAGGAACAGTTACATCCTGTGAACCTCTTGGGGTCTGATTTAGCTGGCAATTACTACTACCCGGAGGTGGCATTGGGTGGAGATTTGGGTTTAAGGACTAGCTTGAGATTACCTCCTGGTTTACAAGAATTTCCTATCAAAGCCTGCCATTATTTTAACAAGGGTTATTGTAAGCATGGTATTAATTGTAGGTTCTCCCATGGTCAGATCATccctgatggattatcctataaCTATATTCCAAATTTTAATGAGTTGGGTAATGAAGACCAAGCTTTTCTGCCTGGGTCACTGGAGAGGTTGGAAATCGAGATCATAGAGCTTTTGAGATCAAGGAGAGGGATGCCGGTTTCTATAGCCTCATTGCCCATGCTGTATCTTGAGAAGTATGGGAAGGTGCTTCAGGCTGAGGGTTACCTTACTGAGAGCCAGCGTCATGGGAAGGCTGGTTTCAGCTTGACAAAGTTGCTTGCCCGACTAAAAAGCATTCGGCTTATAGATAG ACCACATGGGCAGCATGCGGTGGTACTAGCGGAAGAAGCTCCAAAGTACATGGAGTACAGGAATGAGAGAAGTGATCAGGGAGCATCACTTGGCAGCTCTCATCAAATTTATCTTACTTTCCCAGCTGAAAGCAAATTCACAGAGGAAGATGTTGTCAACTACttcag GCAGTATGGTCCTGTCCGTGATGTGAGAATTCCGCGACAAGAGAAACGAATGTTTGGGTTTGTCAGCTTCCACTATCCAGAAACTGTAAAACTTATTTTAGCAAAGGGAAGTCCTCATTATATTGGTGGCTTCCGTGTTTTGGTTAAGCCCTACAAGGAAAAACCAAAGCTCGCTGACAG GAAGCTTGTAGAATCTTCTTGGCACACTGAGCTGTTGCTTTCATGTGATACGAG AAAGTATGCTGAAAAAATGGAGCTTCCAGGATATCATTCTTATCAACATCTTGAAATGGATCCAG TGCCAAGATTATGTGATGGTTATGGACCTTCAAAAAAACAACTAATTGAAGAACATGAATATGCAATTGAACTTGAGAGAAGACGCCTCCTTGAGCTGCAGCTAACCACTAAGCAACTAATGCCACAGCCGGACACTGGTAATAGGATTGATGAACTAAACGTTCCAGAAG TTCATGTCAGTAATATGCCGGTTGTTCTAAACAGTGGTTCTACAAGTGATGGCGCAGCTACACAGACGAGCGACAACTACAGTGAGCAAGATAG GGAGGTACCACTGGTCAATGATATTTACAAGCTG TGGCCATATCGAACTTCCAGACAGTCCTTTCTCATCACCTTGGGTAGGAAGCAGCATTTCCACAGCTATATAGAGAAAGAACAGAAGAGGACAGTTAGAGGCAGAATACTGTGTACCAGACTGCTACAAATCAGTACAGaaattttcctttttcttcaatTCCCTTGA